The Saccharopolyspora gloriosae genome window below encodes:
- the metK gene encoding methionine adenosyltransferase codes for MSEINRRLFTSESVTEGHPDKICDAISDSVLDAMLAQDPRSRVAVETLVTTGQVHVAGEVTTSAYVDIPSIVREKILEIGYDSSAKGFDGNSCGVNIAIGAQSPDIGQGVDTAHESRVEGVIDEIAKQGAGDQGLMFGYACNDTDELAPLPITLAHRLSRRLTEVRKDGTLPYLRADGKTQVTIEYAGDQPVRLDTVVLSTQHAEEIDLDKTLSKDINEKVIAPELERVGLDTTDSRVLINPTGRFVVGGPMGDAGLTGRKIIVDTYGGMARHGGGAFSGKDPSKVDRSAAYATRWVAKNAVAAGLAGRIEVQVAYAIGKAAPVGLFVETFGTENVDPVKIQAAINEVFDLRPAAIIRDLDLLRPIYAQTAAYGHFGRSDVNLPWENTDRAEALKAAAGI; via the coding sequence GTGAGTGAGATCAACCGCAGGTTGTTCACCAGCGAGTCGGTGACCGAAGGTCACCCTGACAAGATCTGCGACGCGATCAGCGACTCCGTGCTGGACGCGATGCTCGCGCAGGACCCGCGGTCCCGCGTCGCGGTGGAGACGCTGGTGACGACCGGCCAGGTGCACGTGGCCGGTGAGGTCACCACCAGCGCCTACGTCGACATCCCGTCCATCGTGCGGGAGAAGATCCTTGAGATCGGCTACGACTCGTCGGCCAAGGGCTTCGACGGCAACTCTTGCGGCGTGAACATCGCGATCGGCGCGCAGTCCCCGGACATCGGCCAGGGCGTGGACACCGCGCACGAGAGCCGGGTCGAGGGCGTCATCGACGAGATCGCCAAGCAGGGCGCCGGCGACCAGGGCCTGATGTTCGGCTACGCCTGCAACGACACCGACGAGCTCGCGCCGCTGCCGATCACGCTCGCGCACCGGCTGTCGCGTCGCCTGACCGAGGTCCGCAAGGACGGCACGCTGCCGTACCTGCGCGCCGACGGCAAGACGCAGGTCACCATCGAGTACGCCGGTGACCAGCCGGTCCGCTTGGACACCGTCGTGCTCTCGACGCAGCACGCCGAGGAGATCGACCTCGACAAGACGCTGTCCAAGGACATCAACGAGAAGGTCATCGCCCCGGAGCTGGAGCGGGTCGGCCTGGACACCACCGACTCGCGGGTGCTGATCAACCCGACCGGTCGGTTCGTCGTCGGTGGCCCGATGGGTGACGCCGGTCTGACCGGCCGGAAGATCATCGTCGACACCTACGGCGGCATGGCCCGCCACGGTGGCGGCGCCTTCTCCGGCAAGGACCCGTCGAAGGTGGACCGCTCCGCGGCCTACGCGACCCGCTGGGTGGCGAAGAACGCGGTGGCCGCCGGACTGGCCGGCCGCATCGAGGTGCAGGTCGCCTACGCGATCGGCAAGGCCGCTCCGGTCGGGCTGTTCGTGGAGACCTTCGGCACCGAGAACGTGGACCCGGTCAAGATCCAGGCCGCGATCAACGAGGTGTTCGACCTGCGTCCCGCCGCGATCATCCGGGACCTGGACCTGCTGCGTCCGATCTACGCGCAGACCGCCGCCTACGGCCACTTCGGCCGCAGCGACGTGAACCTGCCGTGGGAGAACACCGATCGTGCCGAGGCGCTCAAGGCCGCCGCCGGCATCTGA
- a CDS encoding class I SAM-dependent methyltransferase: MAKSVDDLAQHGERNGVAEDAAELVAREEQVFGDNPLEVRESDHYTHEYVGGFVDKWDDLIDWKKRYESEGRFFIDQLKARGVESVLDVATGTGFHSVRLLEEGFETVSADGSPQMLAQAFRNGLTYGGHILRVVHADWRWLNRDVHGEYDAIICLGNSFTHLFSERDRRKALAEFYAMLKHDGVLIIDQRNYDAILDDGFSSKHTYYYAGEDVSAEPDHVDEGLARFKYTFPDKSEFFLNMYPLRKNYVRRLLREVGFQRIDTYGDFQETYADQDPDFYIHVAEKNYRTEDELSDVYSTAVHTARDYYNSEDADNFYYHVWGGNDIHVGLYNTPDEDIDAASRRTVERMAAKVEITPETRILDIGAGYGGAARYLAKTYGCKVACLNLSEVENARNVEFNRAAGLDHLIEVKDGSFEDIPFQDNAFDVVWSQDAILHSGDRERVLEEVTRVLSKGGSFVFTDPMAADNARKQDLGPILDRLSLDTMGSPGFYRRELARLGLQTIDFEDLSSYLPVHYQRVLEVLEARESELSDRISEEYRTKMKRGLRAWVESGNGGSLAWGIIHARA, encoded by the coding sequence ATGGCCAAGAGCGTGGACGACCTGGCGCAGCACGGCGAACGCAACGGTGTGGCCGAGGATGCGGCCGAACTGGTCGCCCGTGAGGAGCAGGTCTTCGGCGACAACCCGTTGGAAGTGCGCGAATCCGACCATTACACGCACGAGTACGTCGGTGGATTCGTCGACAAGTGGGACGATCTGATCGACTGGAAGAAGCGCTACGAGAGCGAGGGCCGGTTCTTCATCGACCAGCTCAAAGCCCGTGGTGTGGAGTCCGTCCTGGACGTGGCCACCGGCACCGGTTTCCACTCGGTGCGGCTGCTGGAAGAGGGCTTCGAGACGGTCAGCGCCGACGGCAGCCCCCAGATGCTGGCCCAGGCCTTCCGCAACGGCCTGACCTACGGCGGGCACATCCTGCGCGTCGTGCACGCCGACTGGCGCTGGCTCAACCGCGACGTGCACGGCGAGTACGACGCGATCATCTGCTTGGGCAACTCGTTCACGCACCTGTTCTCCGAGCGCGACCGGCGCAAGGCCCTGGCCGAGTTCTACGCCATGCTCAAGCACGACGGCGTTTTGATCATCGACCAGCGCAACTACGACGCGATCCTGGACGACGGATTCTCCAGCAAGCACACGTACTACTACGCTGGTGAGGACGTGTCCGCGGAGCCGGACCACGTGGACGAGGGCCTGGCCCGATTCAAGTACACCTTCCCGGACAAGAGCGAATTCTTCCTCAACATGTACCCGTTGCGGAAGAATTACGTGCGTCGCCTGCTGCGCGAGGTCGGATTCCAGCGAATCGACACCTACGGCGATTTCCAGGAAACGTACGCGGACCAGGACCCGGACTTCTACATTCACGTCGCGGAGAAGAACTACCGCACCGAGGACGAACTGTCCGACGTGTACTCGACCGCGGTTCACACCGCCCGCGACTACTACAACTCCGAAGACGCGGATAATTTCTACTACCACGTCTGGGGCGGCAACGACATTCACGTCGGCCTCTACAACACCCCGGACGAGGACATCGATGCCGCGTCGCGGCGCACCGTCGAGCGCATGGCGGCCAAGGTCGAGATCACACCGGAGACCCGGATCCTGGACATCGGTGCCGGATACGGTGGTGCGGCGCGCTACCTGGCCAAGACCTACGGCTGCAAGGTCGCCTGCCTGAACCTCAGCGAGGTCGAGAACGCCCGCAACGTCGAGTTCAACCGGGCGGCGGGCCTCGACCACCTCATCGAGGTCAAGGACGGGTCCTTCGAGGACATCCCGTTCCAGGACAACGCCTTCGACGTGGTCTGGTCGCAGGACGCCATCCTGCACAGCGGGGACCGCGAGCGGGTGCTGGAAGAGGTGACGCGCGTCCTGAGCAAGGGCGGTTCGTTCGTGTTCACCGACCCGATGGCCGCCGACAACGCCCGCAAACAGGACCTGGGTCCGATCCTGGACCGGCTGAGCCTGGACACTATGGGTTCGCCCGGCTTCTACCGGCGCGAACTGGCCCGCTTGGGCCTGCAGACGATCGACTTCGAGGACCTCAGCTCGTACCTGCCGGTGCACTACCAGCGGGTGCTCGAGGTGCTCGAAGCCCGCGAGTCCGAACTGTCCGACCGGATCAGTGAGGAATATCGCACCAAGATGAAGCGTGGCCTGCGTGCCTGGGTGGAGTCCGGTAACGGCGGAAGCCTGGCATGGGGCATCATCCACGCCCGTGCATGA
- a CDS encoding MSMEG_1061 family FMN-dependent PPOX-type flavoprotein translates to MQNETSGIAAVSSDAELRELVAQPHPVIAEKSIDRVDEQSRLFLAASPFFLLATTSSDGSLDVSPRGDPAGAVLVEDEGRTLVFADRPGNRRLDSLRNILRHPQVGMLFMVPGVNDTLRVNGTATIVREAPYFERLEVEGKRPDLAISVRIDELFLHCAKAFLRSSLWDPAGWPDRESVPSAGRIAKSQAGTKVPERVLDAALKLDARWRKY, encoded by the coding sequence GTGCAGAACGAGACGAGTGGGATCGCCGCGGTGAGCTCGGATGCCGAGCTGCGGGAACTGGTGGCGCAACCGCATCCCGTGATCGCGGAGAAGTCGATCGACCGGGTGGACGAGCAGTCCCGCCTGTTCCTGGCGGCCTCGCCCTTCTTCCTGCTGGCGACGACGTCCTCCGACGGGTCCCTGGACGTCTCGCCCCGCGGCGACCCGGCGGGCGCCGTGCTGGTGGAGGACGAGGGCCGGACGCTCGTGTTCGCCGACCGTCCGGGCAACCGGCGGCTCGACAGCCTGCGCAACATCCTCCGGCACCCGCAGGTGGGGATGCTGTTCATGGTCCCCGGCGTCAACGACACGCTGCGGGTGAACGGCACGGCGACGATCGTGCGGGAAGCGCCGTACTTCGAACGCCTCGAGGTCGAGGGCAAGCGGCCCGACCTGGCCATCTCGGTTCGGATCGACGAGCTGTTCCTGCACTGCGCGAAGGCGTTCCTGCGGTCGTCGCTGTGGGACCCGGCGGGCTGGCCGGATCGGGAGTCGGTGCCCAGCGCCGGCCGCATCGCGAAGAGCCAAGCGGGTACGAAGGTGCCGGAGCGGGTCCTCGACGCCGCGCTGAAGCTGGACGCGCGCTGGCGCAAGTACTGA
- a CDS encoding AMP-binding protein: MAQQAVSGRAAAGPGGAEFLAARDLLLNTREDYATARAEFRWPRPVEFNWALDWFDTIAEREDRIALWIVEADGSEQKLAFSDLTRRSNQVANWLRGLGVSRGDRLILMLGNQVELWETILAAMKLGAVIIPATPLLGPDDLRDRVDRGAARHVVTSSAHTAKFADVPGGYTRIAVGGADGWESYSDSAGAATAFEPDGATRAEDPLLLYFTSGTTAKPKLVEHTHVSYPIGHLSTMYWIGLEPGDVHLNISSPGWAKHAWSNVFAPWNAEATVFLYNYERFDALALLREMQRCEVTSFCAPPTVWRMLIQADLTGLATPPNKVVGAGEPLNPEIVEQVRRAWGVTIRDGFGQTETSVQVANTPGQELKPGSMGRALPGFEVALVDPASGQEAAEGEICLRVDPRPVGLMTGYADDAERNAEVLRGGYYHTGDVGSVDEDGYITYVGRTDDVFKASDYRISPFELESVLLEHEAVAEAAVVPSPDPIRLAVPKAYVVLAQGWEPSDGTALAILRFAREHLAPYKRIRRLEFTDLPKTISGKIRRVQLRTREVEIHEDPSPAGEYREEDFPELKS, encoded by the coding sequence ATGGCCCAGCAAGCGGTGAGCGGCCGAGCCGCCGCAGGACCGGGTGGAGCGGAGTTCCTGGCAGCACGAGATCTGCTGCTGAACACGCGGGAGGACTACGCCACGGCCCGCGCCGAGTTCCGCTGGCCCCGCCCGGTCGAGTTCAACTGGGCGCTGGACTGGTTCGACACCATCGCCGAGCGCGAGGACCGCATCGCGCTGTGGATCGTCGAAGCCGACGGCAGCGAGCAGAAGCTGGCGTTCTCGGATCTGACGCGCCGCTCGAACCAGGTCGCGAACTGGCTGCGCGGGCTCGGGGTGTCGCGCGGCGACCGGTTGATCCTGATGCTCGGCAACCAGGTGGAGCTGTGGGAGACGATCCTCGCGGCGATGAAGCTCGGTGCGGTCATCATCCCCGCGACACCGCTGCTCGGCCCCGACGACCTCCGGGACCGGGTGGATCGCGGCGCCGCCCGCCACGTGGTGACGTCCTCGGCGCACACCGCCAAGTTCGCGGACGTGCCGGGCGGCTACACCCGGATCGCCGTGGGCGGCGCGGACGGCTGGGAGTCCTATTCGGACAGCGCGGGTGCGGCGACGGCGTTCGAGCCGGACGGCGCGACCCGGGCCGAGGACCCGCTGCTGCTGTACTTCACCTCGGGCACCACCGCGAAGCCCAAGCTGGTCGAGCACACCCACGTGTCCTATCCGATCGGGCACCTGTCCACGATGTACTGGATCGGGCTGGAACCGGGCGACGTGCACCTGAACATCTCCTCGCCGGGGTGGGCGAAGCACGCGTGGAGCAACGTGTTCGCGCCGTGGAACGCCGAGGCGACGGTGTTCCTCTACAACTACGAGCGCTTCGACGCGCTCGCGCTGCTGCGCGAGATGCAGCGCTGCGAGGTGACGAGCTTCTGCGCGCCGCCGACGGTGTGGCGGATGCTCATCCAGGCCGATCTCACCGGGCTGGCGACGCCGCCGAACAAGGTCGTGGGCGCGGGCGAACCGCTGAACCCGGAGATCGTCGAGCAGGTGCGCCGGGCGTGGGGAGTGACCATCCGGGACGGCTTCGGCCAGACCGAGACCAGCGTCCAGGTGGCGAACACCCCCGGCCAGGAGCTCAAGCCGGGTTCGATGGGCCGGGCGCTGCCCGGGTTCGAGGTCGCGCTGGTCGATCCCGCCAGCGGGCAGGAGGCCGCCGAAGGCGAGATCTGCCTGCGCGTCGACCCGCGCCCGGTCGGGCTGATGACCGGTTACGCCGACGACGCCGAGCGCAACGCCGAGGTGCTGCGCGGCGGCTACTACCACACCGGCGACGTGGGCTCGGTGGACGAGGACGGCTACATCACCTACGTCGGCCGCACCGACGACGTGTTCAAGGCCTCGGACTACCGGATATCGCCGTTCGAGCTGGAGAGCGTGCTGCTGGAGCACGAGGCGGTCGCGGAGGCCGCGGTGGTCCCCTCGCCGGACCCGATCAGGCTCGCGGTGCCGAAGGCCTACGTGGTGCTCGCGCAGGGGTGGGAACCGTCCGACGGCACGGCGCTGGCGATCCTGCGGTTCGCGCGGGAGCACTTGGCGCCGTACAAGCGGATCCGCCGCCTCGAATTCACCGACCTGCCCAAGACGATCTCCGGGAAGATCCGGCGGGTGCAGTTGCGCACTCGCGAAGTGGAGATCCACGAGGATCCTTCTCCGGCGGGGGAGTACCGGGAGGAGGACTTCCCCGAGCTCAAATCCTGA
- a CDS encoding glycoside hydrolase family 2 protein has product MPAQASPSAWEPQDPPLATRWTDQVGPDNALPEYPRPQLTRERWQNLNGLWDFAGADAPPSETSEQILVPYPPESGLSGIQRHDDHLRYERTFEVPADWAGQRLLLHFGAVDQKAVVSVNGQEVATHEGGFTAFSADVTDALTGSGPQQLTVEVEDRNDANPYPVGKQRNEPGGIFYTGASGIWQTVWMEPVPDAHITHLRSTPDLGSGSLTVNAASSQGGQIEAVLSEPGGGEVARTTGPAGEDVRLDVPDPHLWSPDDPYLYDLAVRLLDANGQPVDEVGSYAGMRSIGLVDDEQGRPRLALNGEILFQHGPLDQGYWPDGIFTAPTDEALRFDLEQTKELGFNMVRKHIKVEPARWYHHADRLGLLVWQDVPALVNGQTPGDEAKANFEAETAEMIDQLGSSPSIVTWVPFNEGWGEFDTARVAEQVQAQDPSRLVNPASGVNCCDSLPDTGAGHIYDDHTYVGPGAPDVTGDRASVDGEYGGLGLIEDGHLWPGEPSSYEIVETREDLTRRYQEVHDDLVRIIGEKGISASVYTQTTDVENEVNGFFTYDREILKPDLDAVRAANRAVIDAGTP; this is encoded by the coding sequence ATGCCCGCTCAGGCGTCCCCGTCCGCATGGGAACCGCAGGATCCACCGCTGGCGACCCGGTGGACCGACCAGGTCGGACCGGACAACGCGTTGCCCGAATACCCCCGTCCGCAGCTCACGCGCGAACGCTGGCAGAACCTCAACGGCCTATGGGACTTCGCCGGTGCCGACGCTCCCCCGTCGGAGACCTCCGAGCAGATCCTGGTGCCCTACCCGCCGGAGTCCGGCCTGTCCGGCATCCAGCGCCACGACGACCACCTGCGCTACGAGCGCACCTTCGAGGTGCCCGCCGACTGGGCCGGGCAGCGGCTGCTGCTGCACTTCGGCGCGGTCGACCAGAAGGCGGTGGTCAGCGTCAACGGCCAGGAGGTCGCCACCCACGAAGGCGGGTTCACCGCGTTCAGCGCGGACGTCACCGACGCCCTCACCGGTAGCGGCCCGCAGCAGCTGACCGTCGAGGTCGAGGACCGCAACGACGCGAACCCCTACCCGGTCGGCAAGCAGCGCAACGAGCCTGGCGGCATCTTCTACACCGGCGCCTCCGGCATCTGGCAGACCGTCTGGATGGAACCGGTTCCGGACGCGCACATCACCCACCTGCGCTCCACCCCGGACCTCGGATCCGGCAGCCTCACCGTGAACGCCGCCTCCTCGCAGGGCGGGCAGATCGAGGCCGTGCTCAGCGAACCGGGCGGCGGCGAGGTCGCGCGCACGACCGGGCCCGCCGGTGAGGACGTGCGCCTGGACGTGCCGGACCCGCACCTGTGGTCGCCGGACGACCCGTACCTCTACGACCTCGCGGTGCGCCTGCTCGACGCGAACGGGCAGCCGGTCGACGAGGTCGGCAGCTACGCGGGGATGCGCTCCATCGGGCTCGTCGACGACGAGCAGGGCCGGCCGCGGCTGGCGCTCAACGGCGAGATCCTCTTCCAGCACGGCCCGCTGGACCAGGGCTACTGGCCGGACGGCATCTTCACCGCGCCCACCGACGAGGCGCTGCGGTTCGACCTGGAGCAGACCAAGGAACTCGGCTTCAACATGGTCCGCAAGCACATCAAGGTGGAACCGGCGCGCTGGTACCACCACGCGGACCGGCTCGGTCTGCTGGTGTGGCAGGACGTGCCCGCGCTCGTCAACGGCCAGACGCCCGGTGACGAGGCGAAGGCGAACTTCGAGGCGGAGACCGCCGAGATGATCGACCAACTCGGCAGCTCGCCGTCGATCGTGACGTGGGTGCCGTTCAACGAGGGCTGGGGCGAGTTCGACACCGCTCGCGTCGCCGAACAGGTCCAGGCCCAGGACCCGTCCCGGTTGGTCAACCCGGCCAGCGGCGTGAACTGCTGCGACTCGTTGCCGGACACCGGAGCCGGGCACATCTACGACGACCACACCTACGTCGGTCCGGGCGCCCCGGACGTCACCGGCGACCGCGCCTCGGTGGACGGCGAGTACGGCGGGCTGGGCCTCATCGAGGACGGGCACCTGTGGCCCGGTGAGCCCTCGTCGTACGAGATCGTCGAGACCCGCGAGGACCTGACCCGCCGCTACCAGGAGGTGCACGACGACCTGGTGCGCATCATCGGCGAGAAGGGGATCTCCGCCTCGGTCTACACGCAGACGACCGACGTGGAGAACGAGGTGAACGGCTTCTTCACCTACGATCGCGAGATCCTCAAACCGGACCTGGACGCGGTCCGCGCCGCGAACCGGGCCGTGATCGACGCGGGCACCCCGTAA
- a CDS encoding aldose 1-epimerase family protein, with translation MSGEHVSSRKWSRRTLGGAALAAAGTAGLTAAGMSATGQRRAHAEPAGASLHGRLYELRSGRHSAVVAGVAATLLSWRVDGTEMLLTHAADELGEGWQGKTLLPWANRIDQGRYEFGGEQLQVPINEPERESALHGLMGFTEWTPVEHRRDRVVLEHVLHPHYGYPFQLAFRIEFALGDDGIRSTLSARNIGKADAPFATANHTYLAAGTGSIDDIVFELPASTYYLTNDRLIPTGTAPVEGGEFDYRAARPIGATVMDTAFTDLARDAEGIATIRFGRSDGSRVELWVDRTHGYLQVYTDDSPEADRPARSGITVEPMTCAPNAFVTGDGLIVLRPGEVHEGSWGYRLT, from the coding sequence ATGTCCGGTGAGCACGTCTCGTCCCGCAAGTGGAGCAGGCGAACGCTGGGTGGTGCGGCACTGGCCGCGGCGGGAACGGCGGGGCTCACCGCCGCCGGCATGTCCGCGACCGGGCAGCGGCGGGCGCACGCGGAGCCCGCCGGTGCTTCGCTGCACGGGCGGCTCTACGAGCTGCGCTCCGGCCGCCACAGCGCCGTGGTGGCCGGAGTCGCGGCGACCTTGCTGTCCTGGCGGGTCGACGGCACCGAGATGCTGCTGACGCACGCGGCCGACGAGCTCGGCGAGGGCTGGCAGGGCAAAACCCTGCTGCCGTGGGCGAATCGCATCGACCAGGGGCGCTACGAGTTCGGCGGCGAGCAGTTGCAGGTGCCGATCAACGAACCGGAGCGGGAGTCGGCGCTGCACGGGCTGATGGGCTTCACCGAGTGGACTCCGGTCGAGCACCGGCGCGACCGGGTCGTGTTGGAGCACGTGCTGCACCCGCACTACGGCTACCCGTTCCAGCTGGCGTTCCGCATCGAGTTCGCGTTGGGGGACGACGGGATTCGCAGCACGCTGTCGGCCCGCAACATCGGGAAGGCCGACGCGCCGTTCGCCACCGCCAACCACACCTACCTGGCGGCCGGGACGGGCAGCATCGACGACATCGTCTTCGAACTGCCGGCGAGCACCTACTACCTGACCAATGATCGGCTGATCCCCACCGGTACCGCCCCGGTGGAGGGCGGCGAGTTCGACTACCGCGCCGCGCGGCCGATCGGCGCGACCGTGATGGACACCGCGTTCACCGACCTGGCCCGCGACGCCGAGGGCATCGCGACCATCCGATTCGGACGGTCCGACGGGAGCCGGGTGGAGCTGTGGGTGGACCGCACCCACGGATACCTGCAGGTCTACACCGACGACTCCCCGGAAGCGGACCGGCCGGCCCGCTCCGGCATCACCGTGGAACCGATGACGTGCGCCCCCAACGCTTTCGTCACAGGTGACGGATTGATCGTGCTCCGCCCCGGCGAGGTCCACGAAGGCTCCTGGGGCTACCGCCTGACCTGA
- a CDS encoding alpha/beta fold hydrolase, producing MADYIEIPTPAGTFDALSAGEEGDRPVLLLHGFPQAAIEWREQLAVLGGAGCHAVAPDQRGYSPGVRPTEVADYRMEELVADVLAIADRLGWARFDLVGHDWGAAVAWAVAAAHPDRVKSLTAVSVPHLDAFARALREDEDQQRRSEYMQVFRRSGSDKLLLEDGARRLRRMYEHKIPEHHVEEYVQRFSEPGALDAALNWYRASKLTEAIGPIRVPTLYVWSTDDGALGSTAALATGDHVTADYRFEMIEDVSHWVPEQAADDLTRVLLEHLIAHQDA from the coding sequence GTGGCTGACTACATCGAGATCCCCACCCCTGCGGGCACCTTCGACGCGTTGAGCGCGGGCGAGGAGGGCGACCGGCCGGTGCTGCTCCTGCACGGGTTCCCGCAAGCAGCCATAGAGTGGCGGGAGCAGTTGGCGGTGCTCGGCGGCGCCGGATGCCACGCGGTCGCCCCTGATCAGCGCGGCTACTCCCCCGGCGTGCGCCCCACCGAGGTCGCCGACTACCGGATGGAGGAGTTGGTCGCCGACGTGCTCGCGATCGCGGACCGGCTCGGCTGGGCGCGGTTCGACCTGGTCGGCCACGACTGGGGTGCCGCCGTCGCCTGGGCGGTCGCCGCGGCCCACCCGGACCGCGTCAAGTCGCTCACCGCGGTCTCCGTCCCGCACCTGGACGCGTTCGCCCGCGCCCTGCGCGAGGACGAGGACCAGCAGCGGCGCTCCGAGTACATGCAGGTGTTCCGCCGGTCCGGCTCCGACAAGCTGCTGCTGGAGGACGGGGCGCGGCGGCTGCGGCGGATGTACGAGCACAAGATCCCCGAGCACCACGTCGAGGAGTACGTGCAGCGGTTCAGCGAGCCGGGCGCGCTGGACGCCGCGCTGAACTGGTACCGCGCGTCGAAGCTCACCGAGGCGATCGGCCCGATCCGGGTCCCGACGCTGTACGTGTGGAGCACCGACGACGGCGCCCTCGGCTCGACCGCCGCGCTGGCCACCGGGGACCACGTCACCGCCGACTACCGCTTCGAGATGATCGAGGACGTCTCCCACTGGGTCCCGGAGCAGGCCGCGGACGACCTCACCCGAGTCCTCCTGGAACACCTCATCGCCCACCAGGACGCCTGA
- a CDS encoding GNAT family N-acetyltransferase: protein MVPMPVTERVVLREWGPDDVDDAFAVYGTATVTDWLVPSMPRVADLAAMRRVLSQWIEEQRELPPPLGRWAFEHRESGEVIGGAELRLLPPHLVDVEVAWHLRPNSWGQGYAKEATRELIRWAFAHEAVELFAVVDPLNDRAHRTAQRLGMEWVGETTKYYDRTLHVYRIRPGDLD from the coding sequence ATGGTCCCGATGCCGGTCACCGAGCGAGTCGTGCTGCGGGAGTGGGGTCCCGACGACGTCGACGACGCGTTCGCCGTGTACGGCACCGCCACGGTCACCGACTGGCTGGTGCCCTCGATGCCGCGCGTCGCCGACCTCGCCGCGATGCGCCGGGTGCTGTCCCAGTGGATCGAGGAGCAGCGCGAGCTGCCGCCGCCGCTGGGCCGGTGGGCCTTCGAACACCGCGAGAGCGGCGAGGTCATCGGCGGCGCCGAACTGCGGTTGTTGCCGCCGCACCTCGTAGACGTGGAGGTCGCCTGGCACCTGCGCCCCAACTCGTGGGGCCAGGGCTACGCGAAGGAAGCGACGCGGGAACTGATCCGCTGGGCGTTCGCGCACGAAGCCGTGGAGCTGTTCGCGGTCGTCGACCCGCTCAACGACCGCGCCCACCGCACGGCGCAGCGGCTGGGCATGGAATGGGTCGGCGAGACCACCAAGTACTACGACCGCACCTTGCACGTCTACCGCATCCGCCCGGGCGACCTGGACTGA
- a CDS encoding glycosyl hydrolase has protein sequence MRRRRSVPLLAVAAVLLATAGPATAAPPAATGTLDYLRAVSGTNTISGQHNKEPLSNPTHWTQQVHDITGDYPGLWGGDLLFSEADVRDRQNLVDEAINQWNNGALVSLTWHVCPPTQGSSCTWDDGVRAELSDEQWQELITDGTPLNEAWKARLDEAVPYLRQLQDAGVQVLWRPLHEINDGWSWWGGRPGPDGSAALYRITHEHLTGQGLTSLVWNWNVKDSDISDLGAYLPADEQVDVASIDIWEKAAPTDADYQAMLAVAGDRPIALGEVGTAPTPELLDAQPGWTYFMLWAEYLDDHDPAELQRTYWDDRVLVLDEMSRG, from the coding sequence ATGCGCCGTCGCCGTTCCGTTCCGCTGCTGGCCGTCGCGGCCGTGCTGCTCGCGACCGCCGGCCCGGCGACCGCGGCGCCCCCGGCCGCGACGGGGACCCTCGACTACCTGCGGGCGGTGTCCGGCACGAACACCATCAGCGGGCAGCACAACAAGGAACCGCTGTCGAACCCGACGCACTGGACCCAGCAGGTCCACGACATCACCGGGGACTACCCGGGGCTGTGGGGCGGGGACCTGCTGTTCTCCGAGGCCGACGTGCGCGACCGGCAGAACCTGGTCGACGAGGCGATCAACCAGTGGAACAACGGCGCGCTGGTCAGCCTCACCTGGCACGTGTGCCCGCCGACCCAGGGTTCGTCGTGCACGTGGGACGACGGGGTGCGGGCCGAGCTCTCCGACGAGCAGTGGCAGGAGCTCATCACCGACGGCACCCCGCTCAACGAGGCGTGGAAGGCCCGGCTGGACGAAGCGGTGCCGTACCTGCGCCAGCTGCAGGACGCCGGGGTGCAGGTCCTGTGGCGCCCGCTGCACGAGATCAACGACGGCTGGTCCTGGTGGGGCGGACGTCCCGGCCCCGACGGCAGCGCCGCGCTGTACCGGATCACCCACGAGCACCTGACCGGCCAGGGGCTGACGAGCCTCGTGTGGAACTGGAACGTGAAGGACTCCGACATCAGCGACCTGGGCGCGTACCTGCCCGCGGACGAGCAGGTGGACGTGGCCTCGATCGACATCTGGGAAAAGGCCGCCCCCACCGACGCCGACTACCAGGCCATGCTCGCGGTGGCGGGCGACCGGCCGATCGCGCTCGGCGAGGTCGGCACCGCCCCGACGCCGGAGCTGCTCGACGCCCAGCCGGGGTGGACGTACTTCATGCTGTGGGCGGAGTACCTCGACGATCACGACCCGGCGGAGCTCCAGCGCACCTATTGGGACGACCGGGTCCTCGTGCTCGACGAGATGAGCCGCGGCTGA